In Apostichopus japonicus isolate 1M-3 chromosome 3, ASM3797524v1, whole genome shotgun sequence, a single genomic region encodes these proteins:
- the LOC139962239 gene encoding 15-hydroxyprostaglandin dehydrogenase [NAD(+)]-like: MKVEGIVALITGGASGFGKGFAAALLQKGAKGVSLVDISDGKNVIDEFSTKFGPERVIYNRADVTSDSDMEGAFKKTLDHFKRLDVVCNNAGIANETDWKKVIDIDLTAVIRGTLLAKQYMDKNSGGGGGVVINVSSMAGILFVPFQPVYAAAKHGVIGYSKSIASPGGDPAFGPDNIRVNMVCPSFSDTPIIEKTAPHLSPEDYKEFKASLDFVPVSDVIAAYMRLVEEDHHGEAIRITTQKGIDFHKFRKQAKFVPSKI; this comes from the exons ATGAAGGTTGAAGGCATTGTTGCTTTGATTACTGGAGGTGCAAGTGGCTTTGGGAAAGGATTTGCTGCTGCTCTCCTTCAGAAGGGAGCTAAG GGGGTGAGCCTGGTGGATATCTCTGATGGAAAGAATGTCATTGATGAATTTTCTACAAAGTTTGGACCAGAGAGGGTCATCTATAACAGAGCTGATGTAACCTCTGATTCTGACATGGAAG GTGCCTTTAAGAAGACATTAGATCATTTTAAACGCTTGGACGTTGTTTGCAACAATGCAGGTATCGCCAACGAAACAGACTGGAAGAAAGTTATAGACATAGATCTG ACTGCTGTCATCCGTGGTACATTACTTGCTAAACAGTACATGGATAAGAACAGtggtggaggagggggtgtTGTAATCAATGTCTCTTCTATGGCAG GCattttatttgtaccattccAACCAGTCTATGCAGCTGCCAAGCATGGTGTTATTGGATATTCTAAAAGTATTGCG TCTCCAGGGGGTGATCCTGCTTTTGGTCCTGATAACATCCGTGTCAACATGGTTTGCCCTTCATTTAGTGATACTCCTATTATTGAGAAGACTGCTCCACATCTATCACCCGAGGACTACAAAGAGTTCAAAGCAAGTCTGGACTTTGTTCC GGTATCTGACGTTATTGCTGCTTACATGCGATTGGTGGAAGAAGACCATCACGGTGAAGCGATAAGGATTACAACTCAGAAGGGAATAGATTTCCATAAATTCAGAAAGCAGGCTAAGTTTGTGCCAAGTAAAATATAA